CTGGATAGCCCTGAAGACGATCTTCAGGCAGCACTGATGAAGGAGCTCCTGACCGGCTTTTTAAAGCTGCATGACTCGCATCTGGACCTCTTAGATCTGAAGATCATCAATCGCGCGGTCAAGGAACTGCGCCATGCTTTTGCCGTGTTCAACGGCTACCGCGATCGGCGGAAGGTCAGCATCTTTGGCTCCGCGCGCACGCCCTCCGATGACCCCAACTATCAGTTGGCCCACCAGTTTGCAGAACAAGTGGTGAAAGCCGGCTACATGGTCATTACGGGCGGCGCAGACGGGATCATGCGTGCCTCACAGGAAGGTGCCGGGCGTGAAAACAGTTTCGGGGTCAACATCATGCTCCCCTTCGAGCAAGGCGCGAATTCGACCATCGCCAATGATCCCAAGCTCATTACGTTCAAGTATTTTTTCACCCGCAAACTGATGTTCCAAAAGGAAGCGAGTGCCATCGCCCTGTTCCCGGGAGGCTTCGGCACCCACGACGAAGGCTTTGAAATCATGACGCTGGCGCAAACCGGCAAGAGCGACCCGCAGCCAATTGTCTGCCTCCAGGCACCCGGCTGCGATTATTGGGACGACTGGTCCGCGTTCATCGTAAAACAACTCCTGAAACGACGGCTGATCAATGAGGAAGACCTTAGCCTGTTTAAGATTGTGAACTCCGCGGAAGCCGCCGTGGAAGAAATCGCGAAATTCTATCGCCGGTACCATTCCATCCGATTCGTCGGGCGACTGATGGCAATGCGGCTAAACTCCCCCATTTCCGAAAAACATCTCGAACAGATCCAGACGCAGTTCAGCGATCTACTTTCCGAAGGGCAGTTTGAACTGCGGGCGGCTCTTGAAGAGGAACTCGACGAACCCGCTCTTGCGAAGCTCCCTCGGCTGGTCTTCCCTTTCAACCGTCGGAGCGCCGGACGACTTCGCCAGCTCATCGATTATGTGAATAGTCTT
Above is a window of Nitrospira sp. DNA encoding:
- a CDS encoding TIGR00730 family Rossman fold protein, with protein sequence MKSTQNRPRTILSNDEILTQIRALLDSPEDDLQAALMKELLTGFLKLHDSHLDLLDLKIINRAVKELRHAFAVFNGYRDRRKVSIFGSARTPSDDPNYQLAHQFAEQVVKAGYMVITGGADGIMRASQEGAGRENSFGVNIMLPFEQGANSTIANDPKLITFKYFFTRKLMFQKEASAIALFPGGFGTHDEGFEIMTLAQTGKSDPQPIVCLQAPGCDYWDDWSAFIVKQLLKRRLINEEDLSLFKIVNSAEAAVEEIAKFYRRYHSIRFVGRLMAMRLNSPISEKHLEQIQTQFSDLLSEGQFELRAALEEELDEPALAKLPRLVFPFNRRSAGRLRQLIDYVNSL